From Solidesulfovibrio carbinoliphilus subsp. oakridgensis, the proteins below share one genomic window:
- a CDS encoding integrase core domain-containing protein has translation MPWKKVNPMEERARFIVELSQRRESFAALCRKYGISRETGYKWLRRYQAGEGLGERSRVARHCPHKTPDAVVTLLLALRQENPYWGPKKLVRLLQDVHGIEYPPAKSTAGDILKRHGLITATKAKRRQSGGRLRREDLRQPKQANDVWSADYKGWFRLEDRSICHPLTISDIFSRYVLGCYVFPTQTLERTKEAMRRVFMRYGLPRAIRVDNGTPFGSTGIAGLTGLSVWWLQLGIVVDFIAPGKPEQNGCHERMHRTLKLEATIPPSANLREQQERLESWRERFNSHRPHEALDQATPASIYRPSSRRLPRNEPCFEYPSSFESRTVRRDGMFNWEGRQIFLGEAFAKCRIGLTRNYDDRWLVYLGEHLLGGFCPKDPKRVVPVRSLIS, from the coding sequence ATGCCCTGGAAAAAGGTCAATCCGATGGAAGAACGCGCCCGGTTCATTGTGGAGTTGTCGCAGCGACGGGAATCATTTGCAGCCTTGTGCCGCAAGTATGGGATCAGTCGCGAAACGGGTTACAAGTGGCTGCGCCGCTATCAGGCAGGGGAAGGGCTTGGGGAACGAAGCCGCGTTGCCCGGCATTGCCCGCACAAAACACCTGATGCAGTCGTCACGTTATTACTCGCATTGCGACAGGAGAATCCCTACTGGGGTCCCAAAAAGCTCGTCAGGCTTCTGCAAGATGTGCACGGCATAGAGTACCCACCGGCCAAAAGTACAGCCGGCGACATTTTGAAACGGCACGGATTGATCACCGCCACAAAAGCAAAGCGCCGTCAGTCAGGAGGCCGGTTGCGGCGAGAGGATCTCCGGCAGCCCAAACAGGCAAATGATGTTTGGAGTGCGGATTACAAGGGCTGGTTTCGCCTGGAGGACAGGAGCATTTGCCATCCTTTGACAATCAGTGACATCTTTAGCCGCTATGTCTTAGGGTGTTACGTCTTTCCTACGCAGACGCTTGAACGAACAAAAGAGGCGATGCGGCGGGTGTTTATGCGATACGGCCTGCCACGCGCCATCCGCGTGGACAATGGGACTCCGTTTGGTTCGACCGGGATCGCAGGTTTGACCGGCTTAAGCGTCTGGTGGCTCCAGCTGGGTATTGTCGTGGACTTCATCGCGCCTGGAAAGCCCGAGCAAAATGGCTGCCACGAAAGAATGCATCGGACCTTGAAACTGGAAGCCACTATCCCGCCTTCGGCGAATCTGCGGGAGCAACAAGAACGATTGGAGTCCTGGCGGGAGCGATTTAATAGCCATCGTCCCCATGAAGCACTTGATCAGGCCACGCCGGCTTCAATCTACCGGCCTTCGTCCCGGCGGCTGCCTCGAAACGAACCATGCTTTGAGTATCCCTCCTCTTTCGAAAGTCGGACGGTTCGCCGGGATGGGATGTTCAACTGGGAAGGCAGGCAGATTTTTCTCGGCGAGGCATTTGCGAAATGTCGCATCGGCCTGACCAGAAATTATGATGATCGTTGGCTGGTTTATCTTGGAGAGCACCTGCTCGGCGGGTTTTGCCCCAAAGACCCCAAACGGGTGGTTCCGGTTCGATCCCTGATCAGCTAA
- a CDS encoding ABC transporter ATP-binding protein, with product MDVQAPASEQNAPAIRVEGLTMAYGDFVIMRDLDFTVNRGDIFIIMGGSGCGKSTLLRVLVGLKEPAAGKVLYQEGSLWDATPEKRHAILRRTGILYQSGALFSSMTLAENISLPLSQYTPLKPKEIRELASLKLALVGLAGFEDFYPSEISGGMAKRAGLARAMALDPDILFFDEPSAGLDPISAHLLDELILELRDSLKATFVVVTHELASIFAIGNNSVFLNVDTRTMSASGNPNELLAHSTDQGLRHFLTRGKE from the coding sequence GTGGACGTCCAGGCACCCGCTTCCGAGCAAAACGCGCCCGCCATCCGCGTCGAAGGCCTGACCATGGCCTACGGCGACTTCGTCATCATGCGCGACCTCGATTTCACGGTGAACAGGGGCGACATCTTCATCATCATGGGCGGCAGCGGTTGCGGCAAGTCCACCCTGCTGCGGGTCCTGGTCGGCCTCAAGGAGCCGGCAGCCGGCAAGGTCCTCTACCAGGAGGGCAGCCTCTGGGACGCGACCCCGGAAAAACGCCACGCCATCCTGCGCCGCACCGGCATCCTCTACCAGAGCGGGGCCCTGTTCAGCTCCATGACCCTGGCCGAGAACATCTCCCTGCCGCTGTCCCAGTACACGCCGCTTAAGCCGAAAGAAATCCGCGAACTGGCTTCGCTCAAGCTCGCCTTGGTCGGCCTGGCCGGATTCGAGGACTTCTATCCCTCGGAAATAAGCGGCGGCATGGCCAAGCGGGCCGGCCTGGCCCGGGCCATGGCCCTTGATCCGGACATCCTCTTTTTCGACGAGCCCTCGGCCGGCCTCGACCCCATAAGCGCCCACCTGCTCGACGAACTGATTCTCGAACTGCGCGACAGCCTGAAAGCCACTTTCGTGGTCGTCACCCACGAGCTGGCCAGCATCTTCGCCATCGGCAACAACTCCGTCTTTTTAAACGTCGACACCCGGACCATGAGCGCGAGCGGAAACCCCAACGAACTGCTCGCCCATTCCACGGACCAGGGCCTTCGCCACTTCCTCACCCGGGGCAAGGAATAG
- a CDS encoding prepilin peptidase yields the protein MPSNIPLSLFPYFFPAVAAVLGLVLGSFYSVCVSRGIAGTSIVRPASHCPRCGRGLSWWELLPVVSYVLLRGRCAGCGERISLLYPLIELTSGLWACLLAVQFGPTPWFAAFLALGGLYIVASGIDFQVYLLPNFLTYPAAVLGIGIGALHPAVGPWSAAVGAAAGFGVFWLLATGYRLAKGVDGLGGGDVKLMLSIGGALGVLGLPYSVLLGSIAALVASPFYVRGQGKGRSMPIPFGPFLCFGAMVQILYGPALFRLLAGR from the coding sequence ATGCCGTCAAACATCCCACTTTCCCTTTTCCCGTATTTTTTCCCGGCGGTTGCGGCCGTGCTGGGGCTGGTGCTCGGCAGCTTCTATTCGGTGTGCGTGTCGCGCGGCATTGCCGGCACGTCGATCGTGCGGCCGGCGTCGCACTGTCCGCGCTGCGGGCGTGGGCTTTCGTGGTGGGAGCTGTTGCCGGTTGTCAGTTATGTGCTGCTGCGGGGGCGCTGCGCCGGGTGCGGGGAGCGGATCTCGCTCCTCTATCCGCTGATCGAACTGACGTCCGGGCTCTGGGCCTGCCTCCTGGCCGTGCAGTTCGGGCCGACGCCGTGGTTCGCGGCGTTTCTGGCCCTGGGCGGGCTTTACATCGTGGCCTCGGGCATCGATTTCCAGGTCTACCTGCTACCGAATTTCCTGACCTATCCGGCAGCGGTGCTCGGCATCGGCATCGGGGCGTTGCATCCGGCGGTCGGGCCGTGGTCGGCGGCCGTTGGCGCGGCGGCGGGCTTCGGGGTGTTCTGGCTTTTGGCCACGGGCTACCGGCTGGCCAAGGGCGTGGACGGCCTGGGCGGTGGGGATGTGAAACTGATGCTGTCCATCGGCGGAGCCCTCGGGGTGCTGGGACTGCCGTATTCCGTGCTGCTTGGCAGCATAGCGGCGCTTGTGGCCAGTCCTTTTTACGTGCGGGGGCAGGGCAAGGGCCGCTCGATGCCTATTCCTTTCGGCCCGTTTTTGTGTTTCGGGGCCATGGTGCAGATCCTCTATGGTCCGGCCCTGTTCCGTCTGCTGGCGGGACGATAG
- the phoU gene encoding phosphate signaling complex protein PhoU has protein sequence METPLDNAIHKLKVDVLQMMHLAQDAVRKAVASLLEHNAGKAREVIDADREINDLECRVDSESLKILALHHPVAKDLRFIVGSMRMLVNIERLGDEAVNIAERVLVLTTEPRQPVHGNLRHLADLALELTRACVGCYMDLDDEAALRIIQQNADALDLNVRIFRDVTSEMIREAKPVERAVQQSFVAHSLKRICDQCANIAESTIFIRKAIDYKHKCGLPQPGGV, from the coding sequence GTGGAAACCCCCCTCGACAACGCCATCCACAAACTCAAGGTGGATGTGCTCCAGATGATGCACCTAGCCCAGGACGCGGTCCGCAAGGCCGTGGCCAGCCTGCTCGAACACAACGCCGGCAAGGCCCGCGAAGTCATCGACGCGGACCGCGAAATAAACGACCTCGAATGCCGGGTGGACTCCGAAAGCCTGAAAATCCTGGCCCTGCACCACCCGGTGGCCAAGGACCTGCGCTTCATCGTCGGGTCCATGCGCATGCTCGTCAACATCGAACGCCTTGGCGACGAAGCCGTCAACATCGCCGAACGCGTCCTCGTCCTCACCACCGAGCCCCGCCAGCCCGTCCACGGCAACCTGCGCCACCTGGCCGACCTGGCCCTCGAACTCACCCGCGCCTGCGTCGGCTGCTACATGGACCTCGACGACGAGGCGGCCCTGCGCATCATCCAGCAAAACGCCGACGCCCTCGACCTCAACGTCCGCATCTTCCGCGACGTGACCAGCGAAATGATCCGCGAAGCCAAACCCGTCGAACGGGCCGTGCAGCAATCCTTCGTGGCCCACAGCCTCAAACGCATCTGCGACCAGTGCGCCAACATCGCCGAATCCACCATCTTCATCCGCAAGGCCATCGACTACAAGCACAAGTGCGGCCTGCCCCAGCCGGGCGGCGTGTAG
- the serB gene encoding phosphoserine phosphatase SerB, which translates to MHEPEIILIRVSGDDKPGLTAAVTAELARHKADVLDIGQSVIHDTLSLGILVKVPTEAESTPFLKDLLFCGHKLGVNLTFTPVASEHYASWVDAQGKERRIVTLLARRLNAQHIAAVTGVIARNGLNIDVITRLSGRAALDEADSPRMACVEFSVRGTPDDLTAIKSEFLAISAELGVDIAIQEDNAFRRNRRLVAFDMDSTLIAAEVIDELAKTAGVGAQVSAITELAMRGEIDFKESLRRRLRLLRGLPADNLETVARRIPLNDGAERLIANLKRFGYKIAIISGGFTYFGLRLKERLGIDYVFANELEIKDGKLTGEVVGEIVDAAKKAEILRMIAEKEGLSLQQVIAVGDGANDLPMLGMAGLGIAYHAKPVVKKGAGQAISTLGLDSILYLVGVRDRDTLS; encoded by the coding sequence ATGCACGAGCCCGAAATCATCCTCATCCGCGTCTCCGGCGACGACAAGCCCGGCCTCACCGCCGCCGTCACCGCCGAACTGGCCAGGCACAAGGCTGATGTCCTGGACATCGGACAGTCCGTCATCCACGACACCCTGTCCCTTGGCATCCTGGTCAAGGTCCCGACCGAGGCCGAATCCACGCCCTTTTTAAAAGACCTGCTCTTTTGCGGCCACAAGCTCGGCGTCAACCTGACCTTCACCCCCGTAGCCTCCGAGCACTACGCCTCCTGGGTCGACGCCCAGGGCAAGGAGCGCCGCATCGTGACGCTCCTGGCCCGGCGCCTAAACGCCCAACACATCGCGGCCGTCACCGGCGTCATCGCCCGAAACGGGCTCAATATCGACGTCATCACGAGGCTCTCCGGCCGGGCCGCCCTGGACGAGGCCGATTCCCCCCGCATGGCCTGCGTGGAATTTTCCGTGCGCGGCACCCCGGACGACCTGACCGCCATCAAAAGCGAATTCCTGGCCATTTCCGCCGAACTCGGCGTCGACATCGCCATCCAGGAAGACAATGCCTTTCGCCGCAACCGGCGGCTGGTCGCCTTTGACATGGACTCGACCCTCATTGCCGCCGAAGTCATCGACGAGCTGGCCAAGACCGCCGGCGTCGGAGCCCAGGTCTCGGCCATCACCGAACTGGCCATGCGTGGCGAGATCGACTTCAAGGAGAGCCTGCGCCGCCGGCTGCGCCTGCTGCGGGGACTTCCGGCCGACAACCTCGAAACCGTGGCCAGGCGGATTCCCCTCAACGACGGGGCCGAGCGCCTCATCGCCAACCTCAAGCGCTTCGGCTACAAGATCGCCATCATCTCCGGCGGCTTCACCTACTTCGGCCTGCGACTCAAGGAACGCCTCGGCATCGATTACGTCTTTGCCAACGAACTGGAAATCAAGGACGGCAAACTGACCGGCGAGGTGGTGGGGGAAATCGTAGACGCCGCCAAAAAAGCCGAGATCCTCCGGATGATCGCCGAAAAGGAAGGCCTGTCCCTGCAGCAGGTCATCGCCGTGGGCGACGGGGCCAACGACCTGCCCATGCTCGGCATGGCCGGCCTCGGCATCGCCTACCACGCCAAGCCCGTGGTCAAAAAAGGCGCGGGCCAGGCCATCTCCACCCTCGGCCTCGACAGCATCCTCTATCTGGTCGGCGTGCGCGACCGCGACACGCTTTCGTAA
- a CDS encoding molybdopterin-dependent oxidoreductase, whose product MIAVTINGHRHDLDVPDDMPMLWVLRDVLGITGPKFGCGIGQCWGCTVLVDGKPRPSCGLPAKAAAGTTIVTIEGIPEDHPVKAAWREAQVPQCGYCQPGQILRAVALLDETPRPSEADIAKAMRRHICRCGTYQRIKAAILLAASIKAGERPAPPPWPTPAEADTPAETFALNPFVSVATDGTVTVLSKHLETGQGVLTGLATLVAEELGADWGQIRAAHAPADERVYNNLVFGPMQGTGGSTAIANSYTQYRQAGAGARAMLLAAAADHLDAPAGELRVEKGVIRHEASGRQATFGELAARAATVAPPADPPLTPASAFTLIGTSPPRLDIAEKVSGAARFALDVRLPGMKTAVVARPPRFGGKVASFDKAPALAVSGVTDVVEIPSGVAVVAENTWAALEGRRALTVQWDDAGAETRGTADLRREYLALLDTPGGAVRRDGDVEAALSGAATRLSAVYEAPFLAHAPLEPLNCVARFTENGLEIYAGDQFQTVDQENAAQAAGLADKRTVTIHTLYSGGSFGRRANPGSDYIVEAVHVAKALGKKVPIHLVWDRGDDLRGGRYRPMMLHKVEAGLDTDGRLAAWQHRIAGQSINVNTPFEGALIKDGVDVTSVEGVSDMAYAIPNLAVELHTTTAKVPVLWWRSVGHSHTAFAVESFVDEAAHAAGRDPLDYRRELLAGDPRRLAVLDAAAKAAGWGAPLPDGHGRGLAVHRSFDTYVAHVAEVAAQKDGTFAVTRVTCAVDCGVVVNPDIVAAQMEGGIALGLSAVLEEALVLENGGAVPENFNRYPILRFDRMPTVDVVILPSDAPPTGVGEPGVPPLAPAVANALFAATGRRLRRLPLLGEQPSDARSGG is encoded by the coding sequence ATGATCGCAGTGACCATAAATGGCCATCGCCACGACCTGGACGTGCCGGACGACATGCCCATGCTGTGGGTCTTGCGCGACGTCCTCGGCATCACCGGCCCGAAATTCGGCTGCGGCATCGGCCAGTGCTGGGGCTGCACCGTGCTGGTCGACGGCAAGCCCCGCCCGTCCTGCGGGCTCCCGGCCAAGGCTGCGGCCGGAACCACTATTGTCACCATCGAGGGCATCCCGGAGGACCATCCGGTCAAGGCGGCCTGGCGGGAAGCGCAAGTCCCCCAGTGCGGCTACTGCCAGCCCGGACAGATCCTGCGGGCCGTGGCCCTTCTGGACGAAACCCCGCGCCCGTCCGAGGCGGACATCGCCAAGGCCATGCGCCGCCACATCTGCCGGTGCGGCACCTACCAGCGGATCAAGGCCGCCATCCTCCTGGCCGCGTCCATCAAGGCCGGCGAACGTCCCGCCCCGCCGCCCTGGCCAACCCCGGCCGAGGCCGACACCCCGGCCGAGACCTTTGCCCTGAACCCGTTCGTTTCCGTGGCCACGGACGGCACCGTGACCGTCCTTTCCAAGCACCTGGAGACCGGCCAGGGCGTGCTGACGGGCCTGGCCACGCTGGTGGCCGAGGAGCTCGGAGCCGACTGGGGCCAGATCCGGGCCGCCCATGCCCCGGCCGACGAGCGGGTCTACAACAATCTCGTGTTCGGCCCCATGCAGGGCACGGGCGGCAGCACGGCCATTGCCAATTCCTACACCCAGTACCGCCAGGCCGGGGCCGGGGCCCGGGCCATGCTGCTGGCGGCGGCGGCCGACCATCTGGACGCGCCGGCCGGGGAGCTGCGGGTGGAAAAGGGCGTCATCCGGCACGAGGCCTCGGGCAGACAGGCCACGTTTGGCGAACTGGCCGCCCGGGCGGCAACCGTCGCCCCGCCGGCCGATCCGCCCCTGACCCCGGCCTCGGCTTTCACCCTGATCGGCACCTCGCCGCCCCGGCTCGACATTGCCGAGAAGGTGTCGGGCGCGGCCCGTTTCGCCCTGGACGTCCGCCTGCCGGGCATGAAGACGGCCGTGGTGGCCCGGCCGCCGCGCTTTGGCGGCAAGGTCGCCTCTTTTGACAAGGCCCCGGCCCTGGCCGTCTCCGGCGTGACCGACGTGGTGGAGATCCCCTCCGGGGTGGCCGTGGTGGCGGAAAACACCTGGGCGGCCCTGGAGGGCCGGCGCGCCCTCACCGTCCAGTGGGACGACGCCGGGGCCGAGACCCGGGGCACGGCCGACCTGCGCCGGGAGTACCTCGCCCTGCTTGACACCCCGGGGGGGGCCGTGCGCCGCGACGGCGACGTGGAGGCCGCCCTGTCCGGCGCGGCCACGCGGCTTTCCGCCGTGTACGAGGCCCCGTTCCTGGCCCACGCCCCGCTCGAACCGCTCAACTGCGTGGCCCGGTTCACCGAGAACGGGCTCGAAATCTACGCCGGCGACCAGTTCCAGACCGTGGACCAGGAAAACGCGGCCCAGGCGGCGGGCCTGGCCGACAAGCGGACCGTCACCATCCACACCCTCTATTCCGGCGGCAGCTTCGGCCGTCGGGCCAACCCCGGTTCGGACTACATCGTCGAGGCCGTGCACGTGGCCAAGGCCCTCGGCAAGAAGGTGCCCATCCATCTGGTCTGGGACCGGGGCGACGACCTGCGCGGCGGCCGCTACCGGCCGATGATGCTCCACAAGGTCGAGGCCGGCCTCGACACCGACGGCAGGCTTGCGGCCTGGCAACACCGGATCGCCGGCCAGTCCATCAACGTCAATACGCCCTTCGAGGGGGCCCTCATCAAGGACGGGGTGGACGTGACCTCGGTCGAGGGCGTTTCGGACATGGCCTACGCCATCCCCAACCTGGCCGTGGAACTCCACACCACGACCGCCAAGGTGCCGGTCCTCTGGTGGCGCTCGGTCGGCCACTCCCACACCGCCTTTGCCGTGGAATCGTTCGTGGACGAGGCGGCCCATGCCGCCGGGCGCGATCCCCTGGACTACCGACGGGAGCTCCTGGCCGGCGATCCGAGGCGGCTGGCCGTCCTCGACGCCGCGGCCAAGGCCGCCGGCTGGGGCGCGCCCCTGCCAGACGGCCACGGCCGGGGCCTGGCCGTGCACCGGTCCTTCGACACCTACGTGGCCCATGTGGCCGAAGTGGCGGCGCAAAAGGACGGCACCTTTGCCGTCACGCGGGTGACTTGCGCCGTGGACTGCGGGGTGGTGGTCAATCCGGACATCGTGGCCGCCCAGATGGAAGGCGGCATCGCCCTTGGGCTGTCGGCCGTGCTGGAGGAGGCCCTGGTCCTTGAGAACGGCGGCGCCGTGCCCGAGAACTTCAACCGCTATCCCATCCTGCGCTTCGACCGGATGCCGACAGTGGACGTGGTCATCCTGCCGTCGGACGCTCCGCCGACCGGCGTCGGCGAACCCGGAGTGCCGCCGCTGGCCCCGGCCGTGGCCAATGCGCTGTTCGCGGCCACGGGCCGACGGCTGCGGCGGCTGCCGCTGCTGGGGGAACAGCCCTCGGACGCACGTTCGGGCGGATAG
- a CDS encoding pyridoxal-phosphate-dependent aminotransferase family protein → MTDAPFPELKLFITGPTYIRPEVRAAGALAEFGHRDSENAKRFRPIFEDLGRIADLPDDYRTILFLGSGSTAMEAAIRSLVGSDETVLHVSCGAFGDLWHKISLENGKKAALLSVAPGQAPDAATLEAAMAEHRPAVVAITHNETSTGVTADIVALCRVAKAHGALALVDGVSIFGGAPSDIAASGCDMYCTATQKSLGLHAGFGIGFVSPAAIDKAGHVTARGHATDILAHLGPAAKFQTQSTPNGALGNQMYVQLEYIVKKEGIEARFARHAAMRDTAVAFVESLPGFEPFAPAGFRSPTVTTALVPQGMTHADLKTVKERMRARGYLFDPGYGKLNEALEAAGRQPIFRIGHMGDISPDMLGAYLCVLREVLLS, encoded by the coding sequence ATGACCGACGCGCCTTTTCCGGAACTCAAACTCTTCATCACCGGCCCGACCTACATCCGGCCCGAGGTGCGCGCGGCCGGGGCCCTGGCCGAATTCGGCCACCGCGACAGCGAAAACGCCAAGCGGTTCCGGCCCATCTTCGAGGACCTCGGCCGCATCGCCGACCTGCCGGACGACTACAGGACCATCCTCTTTCTGGGCTCGGGCTCCACGGCCATGGAGGCGGCCATCCGGTCGCTGGTAGGATCGGATGAGACCGTGCTCCACGTGTCCTGCGGCGCGTTCGGCGACCTGTGGCACAAGATTTCGCTCGAAAACGGCAAGAAGGCGGCCCTTTTGTCCGTCGCCCCGGGCCAGGCTCCGGACGCGGCGACCCTTGAGGCGGCCATGGCCGAGCACCGGCCGGCCGTGGTCGCCATCACCCACAACGAGACCTCGACCGGTGTTACGGCCGACATCGTGGCCCTGTGCCGGGTGGCCAAGGCCCACGGGGCCCTGGCCCTGGTCGATGGCGTCAGCATCTTCGGCGGGGCCCCGAGCGACATCGCGGCCTCCGGCTGTGACATGTACTGCACGGCCACCCAGAAGTCGCTTGGGCTCCACGCCGGCTTCGGCATCGGCTTCGTCAGCCCGGCGGCCATCGACAAGGCCGGCCACGTCACGGCCCGGGGCCACGCGACCGACATCCTCGCGCACCTCGGCCCCGCGGCCAAGTTCCAGACCCAGTCGACGCCCAACGGCGCCCTGGGCAATCAGATGTACGTGCAGCTCGAATATATCGTGAAAAAAGAGGGGATCGAGGCCCGGTTCGCCCGCCATGCGGCCATGCGGGACACGGCCGTGGCCTTTGTGGAGTCGTTGCCCGGGTTCGAGCCCTTTGCCCCGGCCGGCTTCCGTTCGCCCACCGTGACCACGGCCCTGGTGCCGCAGGGCATGACCCATGCCGACCTCAAGACCGTCAAGGAACGGATGCGGGCCCGGGGCTACCTGTTCGATCCCGGCTACGGGAAGCTCAACGAAGCCCTGGAGGCGGCCGGTCGCCAGCCGATCTTCCGCATCGGCCACATGGGCGACATCAGCCCGGACATGCTCGGCGCCTACCTCTGCGTCCTGCGCGAGGTGCTTTTAAGTTAG
- a CDS encoding MlaE family ABC transporter permease translates to MTHSFGTTPKADNPARDITLANGILTLTLSGVWRLDRPFPPLAPVKDALATSPAPRKLVFAATAVTGWDSRFLADCRAVLVLARERGVEVEVSGLPEGAASLLDLAAKVPERQGAARKTSHAAFLESMGDLGLGFAQGVVNLLEFLGEVTLACLALLRGRAVFQRSNLVTLIYQAGVEALPIVSLISLLVGLILAFVGAIQLSQFGAQIYVSTIVGIAMVRVMGAIMTGIIMAGRTGAAYAAELGTMQVNEEIDALKTFGFSPTQFLVLPRMIALVLMLPLLCVYADLMGILGGFIVGVFMLHINPIQYLTHTWQSVPLANFWIGLVHSTVFGVLVAMAGCYRGMRCGRSALAVGQAATSAVVTGILAIIIATAIITVACNIIGV, encoded by the coding sequence ATGACACATTCCTTCGGCACCACGCCAAAGGCCGACAACCCGGCCCGCGACATCACCTTGGCCAACGGGATCCTGACCCTGACCCTGTCCGGGGTCTGGCGTCTGGACCGGCCGTTCCCGCCGCTGGCTCCGGTGAAAGACGCCCTGGCCACGTCGCCCGCGCCGCGAAAGCTCGTGTTCGCGGCCACGGCCGTGACCGGCTGGGACAGCCGGTTTCTGGCCGATTGCCGGGCTGTCCTGGTCCTGGCCCGGGAACGCGGCGTGGAAGTGGAGGTTTCGGGCCTGCCTGAGGGCGCGGCCTCCCTGCTCGACCTGGCCGCCAAAGTGCCCGAACGGCAAGGCGCGGCCCGAAAGACCAGCCATGCCGCGTTTTTGGAAAGCATGGGCGACCTGGGGCTCGGTTTCGCCCAGGGCGTGGTCAACCTCCTGGAATTCCTGGGCGAGGTCACCCTGGCCTGCCTGGCCCTCCTGCGGGGACGCGCGGTCTTTCAGCGCTCCAACCTCGTCACCCTCATCTACCAGGCCGGGGTCGAGGCCCTGCCCATCGTCTCGCTCATAAGCCTCCTCGTCGGGCTCATCCTGGCCTTTGTCGGCGCCATCCAGCTGTCGCAGTTCGGGGCCCAGATCTACGTCTCCACCATCGTCGGCATCGCCATGGTCCGGGTCATGGGCGCGATCATGACCGGCATCATCATGGCCGGCCGCACCGGCGCGGCCTACGCCGCCGAGCTCGGCACCATGCAGGTCAACGAGGAGATCGACGCGCTCAAGACCTTCGGCTTCTCCCCGACCCAGTTCCTGGTCCTGCCGCGCATGATCGCCCTTGTGCTCATGCTGCCGCTTTTGTGCGTCTACGCCGACCTCATGGGCATCTTGGGCGGATTCATCGTCGGGGTCTTCATGCTCCACATCAACCCCATCCAGTACCTGACCCACACCTGGCAATCGGTCCCGCTGGCCAATTTCTGGATCGGGCTGGTCCACAGCACGGTCTTCGGCGTGCTCGTGGCCATGGCCGGCTGCTACCGGGGCATGCGCTGCGGCAGAAGCGCCCTGGCCGTGGGCCAGGCCGCCACCTCGGCCGTGGTCACCGGCATCCTGGCCATCATCATCGCCACGGCCATCATCACCGTGGCCTGCAACATCATCGGCGTGTGA